A region of the Paramormyrops kingsleyae isolate MSU_618 chromosome 6, PKINGS_0.4, whole genome shotgun sequence genome:
ACAATCGGCTCAAGTTGTTGAAATACTGACTTTTACTAAACTCGAGCCTTAAGTCACTTTAAGGTAGCCTATTACACATAGGCCTACAAGTTTAAAGTTCCATAACGTTTTCCCTATATCGATCACATCTATAACATCCCCGCAAAAAGTCgatataatttttaaaacaactgttttgaaaattaatatttacacATCCTCAATAAAGTGCTTAACCAAGGTTATAGTGCGTTTCCACTACAAACATGTATGACGCCAGTCAGACTATTTAACCTTATTCAGATGCTCGGTGAAACACCGTTTCTTTGTCGAGTTTTAATGTAGTCTATAACGGCAAAAGCTGCAATTTTCTCTAGGAATCCCGACACATGTTAAATCGTTGAAAAAACTCCATTATTCACTCAGAATAATTGTCATTTTCGAGGGGGTGGAAAAGGGCATTCGTATGTATAGAAGAAAAACTAATCTTATTTTGCTGTCTTTAACAATTCGCCACCTCCCCGTCATTAGCATCAGTTATCTTGTAATTATCATATACATTAGTCAACACCTGTTTCTCTTAAACGTCTTTAATTAGAGCAATTGTAACGCTGTCCTGTGATTAAAAGTATACAGCATCTGACATTTCtttcattaaataaaacagttGAACAATTTCTAATATTATTACACTtatcaaatgaaaaataaaagaaccatttttctctctttcgcaaaataaaaattactatTAAGTAAAATATCTTAGCTGTTGTCTAGGGAATACCGTAGACTCGTTGTTGGAGTTTCGAatttaaacaaatattaaaGTCTTTATATTCTTTAAATCAGATATTAACCTTGTTTTAATGCATAGAATAAAACTGTTACCTAAGGACCCATTGAATTATAGTAGACTATAGCCTTTGTAAAATgctgaaataattgtaaataacCTTGTTAATTCAATTGACTTTCAgtagtgattttttttggtgtgtTAATCTAATTCTGATTACCAGTCATCTCTGTTGCTAATTGCATTTTGATCTTTTAACACTATaatcttttgtttttataaaggcAAAACTTTACTTCACCTGTTACGTGTGATAAAGATTTCGAGGGTTGATAGCCTACATTCAGAATATTTCTTCTAGAATGTTAGAACCCGACAAATTATAACTCAGCAATTTCCTTCATAGTAGTTTCAAAAGTAATtcaaacatttaataaaatgtctttGCTCTGACTTAAGGGCATCTTCTTCCATTTGTTGTAGGGGAATGCATGATttcaatgtaaacaaaacatttaatataAGAATAAGAGAGCGGCGGTATATATGAAACTGCTCCACGTAACGAAGTTAGCAAACATTGTGAAGCAAAACTAGATCACGTCTAATTTTGTTTACAAATAATGTTTActgatttaaataaaaatattcttcgTGACGAACAGAATTTTGGTTTCACAAATTAAAAAGTGGCAAACAAAAAGCctatttcaggaaaaaaaaattaatgaaacTTGTTTTGTAATCAGTTTCATTATAATACATATAGGTCTGAGATGATTACCATGTATGTAGAGCTTTTAAGAAACCGTCAAAAGGAAGAGTGGAGCTCGCCTTTGAAGGGATTTTGGACGAGAGATGGCGACGATGAGAATGACTGTCAATCACGGCCGTAGCACCGCCCATATCTCATGCAGAGTATATGAACAGCTCGAAACAGCGCTTGTGTCGTTAGAACTGTGAAAGCTGAAAGAAGAAGATGCCTGCGTCGCAAACTGGATTTGGAGATTTCTTCCATGGGAGAAACGTAAGCCTGCCACCTGGATATCAGATATCAGTCTTAGGATGCCCACCGGGGGTACAGCCGCCTCCTCACGTGGCAGCTGTTGCTGGGGTCCCATTAACCTACCCTGGACTGCAGGGCTACAATTTCATCCCTTTCCCTCACTCCAGACATATAGGACACCTGGTAAGTTTGCAGCTTGTTTCCATaaatttatctttcaccatctTTACGCTTAAAATGAACCGGACATGGACAGTGACCCACTAAACAACGCGATTATTACTGCTCCTTATTTTTATTACGACAGAATATCAATTTACAAATAGCcagtattttaatatttctgaGGGTTCTATATGCATGGAATGTTAACTTTCAATCGGAGATGCTATTTTTCTTTCAAGATGTACTGCGACGGCCAATTAAATTGCATAATTTGTTTGTTGCAGAACAATTCTTATGACGTCAAAGCTGCCTCTTCGTATCATCAAGCTCTGCTCGGCCGAAGCGGGTCCTTCTACTCCCCATACCGCCCGGTGGCTGCTGAGGATCCCAGTAGGGTGGGCAAGGTGGCGACCCGTGAGAGCACCAGTGCGTTGAAAGCCTGGCTGAACGAGCACCTGAAGAACCCCTATCCTACCAAGGGCGAGAAGATTATGCTGGCAATCGTAACAAAGATGAGCCTGACTCAGGTGTCCACCTGGTTCGCTAACGCCAGGAGACGCCTGAAGAAGGAGAACAGGGTCAGCTGGGCGTCCAAAGGAAAGTCCgatgaagaagaggaagaaggaGATGAGAGTGAAGGAGAAGGTTCCCTGCCTAAGGAGCAGAGCTCGGATGGTGAGGATGAAATTGACCCACAGACCATAGATGAAAAGGGCGAGGTTGGGGGAGCGGGATCCGATGTGGCGTCCAGATCGATCGATGGGATTTTTATACCGAAAATCGAGGAGGGAGGCAAAGAGGTTCCCGAGACGAGAGAAAATAAGGACTGTGAAACTTCAAAATTGGAATGTAAAGAAAGCGGTGACATCCATAAAGCTAAAATCTGGTCTCTTGCCGAAACGGCAACTTCGGACATTGGGAGAAAGTCGTGTGACGGCAGCAAAAGCCAGCAGCGGAGCTCGGACAGGTGGTGGGCAGAGTGGGCCTCTAGAAACGGGCAGTATTTTCCCATGTGTTACTCTGCGCATCATCTCCTGAAACACAGCAGCAACGACCTGAAGAGTTGATGTGTCAAGGGAGAAATCGCGCAGTTTCCTGTGCTAAATTATGCGGATTTGGCGATGTAAAGTTTTATATACGCGAATCCCTTACGGTGTCTGGTTTTCAACCAAAGATTCTGAACGACTACGTTCAGGTTCGTGTAAATATTTGTACATATAGTCTATTTAGTGACCACTGTAAATTATAAACAGGTGTCGCTTGACATGTGGGaaaaatattttcttaaataaaatTCTTCATTCTATGCAGATTGTCATGTTGAGGTTATTTTAATCATTgctgaaaaaatgtaaaacttgTTTTACTCTTGTTAATGGGGGAGAGGGCTGCCTATTTACTTTCTAACCGAAAGAAGTCCGCGATGTTCCTGGTTAGGTTTTGAATTCAGAAATTCCCAAATCAATAAAATTAACCTTAGTTTACGTGGAAACTCCATGCACTCACCAGTTACTTTTCTATGGCTATCCCAAGCCtataaaactgtaaaatgttaaCTATTCTACGATACCACTTAATGAAACATCCGATTTCTTACGATAAATTTGGCCTGAATACAATAAGCATTATTTAGAACTCCTTGTTGCATAATCTATAACTTGTGGAAAAATATCAGATAAACAGATAATAACACTGATATGCCCAGACTTACCCACTTATTGCCAACAGTCATTATTGCACGTAAATTCCAGACTTAAGACTAAAAGGTCACAGGACAGTAGCACCACCTAAGGTATGACTGGATGTAGATATTTTATAGGAACTGAAATATAAATGGTATCTTTTTCTGTCTTGGATGTTTTTTGGCCTTTCAGCATACAGGGCTGCTTATGTTCAAAGTTGCTTTGAGAAGATTAACCTTTCTCTGTGATGCTTTTCTATCTCCTTCCTTTAATCTCAGTGTCACTTCTTTTCccagtttgtttttattctccATCCAAAAGAATTTAACATAAGAAGCTtgagtttctgtttttttttcctcttagaGGGACTGTTGGGTAGGGAATTCTGTTACGGGACCCATATAAATAATTCCAAGTGGTCGAATTTCTCTTTGTTATCCATTTAGTGAGGTTCTTATCTTCTTAAGATCTTGCAAATATCTACCATTAAAGGATTTGCATATCAGACATTGAACTGGTAAATCTTCTCAAGCTATCAGAGCTTAACAGCTCTGACTGTTCTTTGTTAGTGAGAGGTAATTAATCCTGTTAAATCTTTCTTGTGATGTTGAGATAAAACTTGATGCAGAGACCATCTCTTATCAGTTTTTACTTCTGATCAGTGTTGCAGTGTGGTTCTGTTACCATGACGATTATGAGATATGCTCGGGTGAAAGAGACTCTGCAATGCAGGTATACCCTTAAAGAAATTTGGATTTTTGATGTACCTGGTCATGTCAGTCTACTCCTATAAATCCTTGCCTGTCAAAGTATTTGCAAAGACTATTAACCTCGCAACCAAACATGTCTTGTCAAGTGACATTCAACTACAACATAAACTGAAAAACTATCTCTGTCGAGGGCCAGATCGCTGCGCTTGTCATGACAGAACGCCGCCACGTCAGTTGGTCAAGTCTACTGATGTACAGTTTCAGCAAGGGGATAAGGCATGTGGTCCCACAGAATCTAGGGGCATCTATGTCCTCTGCCCATACCGAACAGGGGATTAGGCCTGGGGGAGACTATGCTGTTTCAGGAGAGATGAAAGAAGCCTCCCCCATGCTAATCACCCAGGTTTTCATGTAAATTCAAAGGTCCATTCCCCTGTTAATCCGGGGATAATGAGAAAACCCCTGCGAGCAAGGGGCccttaatgcccccccccccaactctgcaTGCCAAACTGGCCTATTCTTCTCCGCCCTGCCCACTgcaaacatggggggggggggggggggatgtggatTATCTGCCTAGCCCACCCCTCTTTTACAGGTGGCCAAAATGAGGTGTAATCCCTGGGCAAACACAGGACAGGGCTCCCCTGcctacttgggggggggggggggggttggagtcTGGAGTCTGTGAGGTCTACTGCCTCACAAATATGTACTTGGTGATACGCATGTCCACCCATGTACATATGCGTCATATCAATAACAAATACATTAGAACACCACTAAATGTACTGCACTGTGCATTTAGGTTGACATGCCTACCTCATTATAATTAAGGCGCCCAATCTATTGTGATTATTCTAACCATGCAGATTTATAGGAGTGACAGATATTTCTCTAGTTTAACATAAGCAGAATAGTTTATTGGTATCAttacaatatttaatattaaagtgAAAAGCAGCACACATCAATAATGTATTTGTCACAAGAAGAAAATTAAAGTCACACAAAGTTTACGCAACAGAAGTACATTTCATAGGACTGAGCAATGATGAAAATTTGTATTGGTGTAAATATGCACATCAAAATGTCTGAACATTTTGAGATGCtgagaacaacaacaaaaaacatcaaCAAATGCACATGCActatatataatgaaaatgtatatataaaaaagcaacCATGATTGACATAAATGACTGTGACTATGATTATGTCCACACTTACAGAAAGGCATCTCCTAAGCATTGTTGGTAATGCTTTGCTACGAGGTTTCAAGGTGGAATATAGCACCCCCATGTGGACAGTGCATGTTATGGCAGTACATAGATTGTCTCATTTTCAAACTTCTGCTCCTTGAAGACCAAGACTGACACATGGAATCGCAGTAAACGCATGcaaatatattgctgccattgTTTTGGCTGGGCTGAATCGCAGTGGCTAGGAAGCAATGCTGCATGCCGTAGCTACTGCGTCTGAGCGTCATAGCTGTATCACCAGACCAGCATAGCTATGTTATGCAAATACTTCTTTGCTGACCTAAAGTTACAtggcaacaaaataaaacaccgTTCAATCAGAAACGGAAATGCCAAAAACCAGTTTGGACCAGTTAACTAAAACCATCCTGTTTTTTGGTGACATTTTTACGAAACGGCCCACAACATGGTCATCAGTTAGAGCAGAAAATCACCCGCTTTTTACTTTAAGATGTTcacaatattttaatttctctGTACTATGTACTGCTATGTACGctctactgggagctgggagggagcaaagacgTGGACCGACTTGGCAggtcccccaggactggaatGGGCATCGCTGCTCTAAGCAGTACATACTGAAGGATCAGGCTATGTGATAAAAGCAAATTCGGCAAGACGACCTAGTTTCTATTAATCATGCAATAAATATCATAGGCGGTTCTaaaaactgcccccccccccaatgggcCTAATCCTAGAACCGCCCCTGATAAATATTATCagataaataatattattagatattattattacacaatATGAcgcatgacaaaaaaaaagtcatctgGCCATTTTTTACATTTGCCACAAAATGGCAGAGCAGCATTCTTTTGTACTACCTGGCCAATCTGCCATTATATCGGCGATTGGTTAAGGTGCGAGCACACTGGCTTTTAAAGGAAATGCGAAATGACACTCAGATTGGTTTATAGCATGTTACGGCCCAAACATGACTAATTGCGTAACTAAGAACAACCCTTTTGGACCATGCACCTGGTGCTGTAACTATCTTTCTACCGTTAAAGTAGTAAAAGTGGGTTGGGCCCCAAAATGAACTTCAGATCATTAAATTAGGGCCCATGGTCTTTTGTCTTTGTTACATCATATTTAAAGGGAGGCATCTCTGCAGCGCCGGGGTAAGATCCAGGCAGCAGGCAGGCTGCTTCACACGGGACTCGATTCCATCATGGGCGTGTGCTCCCCCTTGCCTTCCTCTTGGGCCAATGGGTTGTTATTTTCTGTCAGATGGTCTTGGTTGTATTCATTCTCCTCAGCATTCTTTTTAGGCTCCTTTTGGTCCAAGATATGATCTACTTGAGGTTTTTTCTTCTAAGGTGAACACAGACAATGTGTGAGAATCACCAACATTGCATTGCAACTTGCTTATGTTTCAGTCGCTGCAGGTTGTAAGCATTTATCTTACTGCTTTTTTTTGACAGCAGGGAATCATAGGCAGCTGAATTTTAAATCATAGCTAACAGTTATTGATCTGGCATCTGTCTTACTGTCCATCTGGCGTCTGAAGCTAACaggcattattattattcacttTTTTCAAACAGATGCTTTTCTCCAAAGTGACAAACAAGTGAGAAAATAGGTAGCAGGTCTCTAGGACCTTGCTCAAGAACCAAATAGTCAGAGGTAGAAAGTTCCAGAATCAGAAAGCACAAATCCAAAGTTCAgctccagaaagtacaaatcaggtccagaaagtacaaatccagatgaaggtttggtttcaaccaaccagttcagtattCTGTGAAATGTGATGATTTATACTCGAATGGTTGATTGGAACAAATccttggatttgtactttctgaatctgaactttccacctctgctaatGGTGAAATTAatatgccacacacacactacacagtTCTCTAAATTACCCTTAATTCCAACATACTATTTTTGTTCAAAGTTATCATTAGGAACTACGGCATAAAGGGAACCCGGAATGTTCCGTAACTTGGGTCTTCTCTATTCTCATTATCTAACGATCATTTTGCTTGGCAGTTTTATTACTTCAGCACACTGAGAATGTGCCAAACAGTGCTGCCATTtgggatttttatttattgtaatattttacaaaaaattGTGTGACCTACATTAGAACATCAATATTATGAAATAAGCAATGACCTCGATGTCAATAAGAAGAATTCAATGCATGTTGGACATATTTCTTCAGAAGTCACAAGTGAGGAGTGTGCAAACAAAATCTTAATCAAATAATTTGAGTTACGTCAAGATACACCACACTAAATACAAGCCAAAGGAACTAACAAAAAAGTAATTAACAAAAATGTTCTCTTACCTGACTGCATAAAAGCAGTCTCTTTAGTTTATCtgcaacaaaaaaagaaaacattggtATAATCAATGTGtgcttatgtaaataaaatacatatctTGGACAAAATGAGAACTAGGAATCTCTCAGAAGGCCCATTGCCAGGTTTCTCATTATGACAACGATAGaatgtagaaaaaaatatagttACCCTTCAGTgtataaaaaatgaaacaaactgcagcaaaaaaaacaGTGACAACAACAGGGATTACGAAATATCGCCACCTCCTTTCGTCCtctgaaaaacagaaagaatAGAGTTTACTAGTTAAGAAAGGAAAACTAGTGTACATGTTCTCAACAAGTGGACCAACTTAGAATACCGTCAGAACCAGGTCGTTTCCCTCTTATGCTTGCATGAAAGTGTGACTTATAGACAGCTATTTATTAAAACCATTATAGCACACCATAAATTATAATATACAAGCACCCTTCAATGTTTCATTTAAACATAAGttgttaaatgttatttttgcCTCCAGTCCTTGCTTTTTGAAAGCGAGACTGATGTTGCAATGCATGAATTTCCAACTGATAAACTAAATACTCGGAAAAAGGAACTGAGATTCGTTAGCACAATGCTAAACAGTGACCATTGAGCTTGATTGAGCTCACTGGTATAAAAGACGTATGTGTTGATGGAAAAAAGTGTAACTGTCTAAAAACAATCTTCCCTTCCAGTGAATAGCTATGTTAATGAATAGCTGGTAATATATAAATACTGGTCCTTTGTATTTAGATTAATGGGGCGGTTCACCgtaaaactgaaaaacataTATTATACAGGGGTTTAGTGCTATCTATCCATCTccgttgttctgctgggaataGCCTAGTTTTGGAGCCATAGAAATGTTAGGCTTCTTTCGaatataatgggagtgaatggcattctttctgcGGTGAGGAAAGtgccagaaaaatacatttaaaaagttcaacagcaatgtctcttaccagaaatcacgACCCTGAAGATAATCCACCgactttgtagtgagcagttaaatgtaggaactattttcttctactgAACACCACACACCAATCGTATCACTGCGCAGAAGACACAAGCATGAGCATGAGCATGCCGGTGATATCTTCTGCGCAGTGATATGATTGGTGAGTGGAGATTGGTAGAAGACAAAAGTTCCTTCATTTAACTTCTCATGATTTCTAGCAAcagacattgctgttgaatttttctTCAAATGTATTTGTGTAACGTTTTAATTACCACAGAAATGATGCCATTCACTCCCAGTACAATTGAGAGAAGACCGACATTTCTACGGctgatatctccaaaactaggcaactcccagcagaacaacctagaAGGACAGATAGCACTAAAGACTATGTAGAACATGTAATTTTCAGTTTTAGGGTAAACTGCCCCTTTAACATAGTATCCACATACTCACCACACACTCTGTCTGATATATTGGTCCCTGGTACTTTTTCAGACATCCCAGGTGGACAACTAAAAAGCATGAACAACAAGATTACACTCAATTTATTAAAGCGGTCTCAAATGTCAGGTGATGTTCTTCTTAAGCCAATGTGCTAAGAAGGAACATTTTAAGTGCGATATTAACAGAAGACAGCCATGATCCTAAATGGTCATAAATCATAAATCATCATAAATGACAAAGAGTGCAGTCGACTGTGAAATGATACATGGTGGGTGGATATATGGCAGAAGTAAATATCTCTAGGTCTCAAGATCTTCAGAGCGAGTTGGTTATAAACAGCATTATGACTTGATTTTCACTGTACATTTAGTGCTACAAATCTAGAGTTAGAAAGCAGTATAGCAACTTGAGTCTTAATTTTGCAACAAAAAGATACTACGAATTATAGTTAAAAGCTATCCTACATGGGATTACAAGCTATAATTTCCCAGTGGTATCAAATCGGTCAGGGGAATGAAGTCTAAGCAGAGGCCAATCATATTTTGCCCACTTACAAGTGACATTTTAAGGTATTACCATTTAACTAGCCATTTTTAGAAAGCTGGCCCAAAGCCATTTCTTACAAGTGCTCTTGAGCCGGGGGCAAAGTATTTCCACTTTCATAAATCAGGCGGGTCGACCAATAGAAGTGATCAGAACAATACTATAATTATCAGTCATGCGGCTTAGCTACTGAAAGCCAAACTTAATGGGATACTTGCTTTGTCCATGGTCTGCATGCATCGACTGCTGATGTCTGGCTGGAGAAGGTTCCCAATTGGCAGGGTCCACAGACCACGTCAGCTATGGCAGTGCCTGCAGGCACAAACACCCATGAATGTCTGCAATGAGAGCACTACCTGTTGGCTAAAATTTCTTGCAGTTCCTCATAGGCTGTAAATGTGATGCCGACTACTCTGAGCTTCT
Encoded here:
- the irx7 gene encoding iroquois homeobox 7 gives rise to the protein MPASQTGFGDFFHGRNVSLPPGYQISVLGCPPGVQPPPHVAAVAGVPLTYPGLQGYNFIPFPHSRHIGHLNNSYDVKAASSYHQALLGRSGSFYSPYRPVAAEDPSRVGKVATRESTSALKAWLNEHLKNPYPTKGEKIMLAIVTKMSLTQVSTWFANARRRLKKENRVSWASKGKSDEEEEEGDESEGEGSLPKEQSSDGEDEIDPQTIDEKGEVGGAGSDVASRSIDGIFIPKIEEGGKEVPETRENKDCETSKLECKESGDIHKAKIWSLAETATSDIGRKSCDGSKSQQRSSDRWWAEWASRNGQYFPMCYSAHHLLKHSSNDLKS
- the cd40 gene encoding tumor necrosis factor receptor superfamily member 5, yielding MENVMKYICLLMCFSPVFAEIICDDQTQYKKDGKCCKMCEPGTSMALSNCQNPICNPCGKDGYMDSYNNETNCRRQPYCDENLNFNVSLSPSPTNYRPCVCKTGYHCSSAQCFTCLNHTVCKPGEGVVSQGTAIADVVCGPCQLGTFSSQTSAVDACRPWTNCPPGMSEKVPGTNISDRVCEDERRWRYFVIPVVVTVFFAAVCFIFYTLKDKLKRLLLCSQKKKPQVDHILDQKEPKKNAEENEYNQDHLTENNNPLAQEEGKGEHTPMMESSPV